The Synergistaceae bacterium sequence CAGCAAACGCCTGATGAAAATCCAGGACAACACCTACCGCCTGGCGGACGCGGCCACCTTTCTCTACTCCAATCCGGCGGTGTCGATTCGACAGCCCATCGATTACATGGTTCCGGACAACGGGGATGTTCCTTACCTCATTACGGCGCCCTGGGTTTCCTCCGCGGACGTGATGGATGAAATTCACCTCCTTTCCGGCATTGCAAACGAACTCACCATGTTCCGTCTGGACAACGACGCGATCACGGGAACCCGCCTCACCGCAGAATCCGGGTTTACAGTGGCGTTCTGCACGGACGATCCCGCTTCGGGCCCCCACAGATACTGGGATCAAAAATATTGGGATCACATCAACGACCGTTACTACACCGGCGCGAAGAAGAAAAACGGCATCTTCTGGTCGATCCCGGTTGCGGGGGCGGCGCTGGATTCCACCGTATTCTGCTCCATGCCCTTCTATGAAATTTCCGACGAGAAAAAGACCTTCAGAGGCGTGGCGGCGACGGAGTGCCGGACGTCCTACATTGCAAGATACGTTCTGCTGTCCGCGAAAATCGGAAGGAACGACAAAACCTTCATCCTGGACGACGAGGGCGTGGTCATCTTTTCCTCCGACCCGGAACTGCTGGGCAAAAACCGTTTCCGGACCGGAACGATGTCCTTCACGGAGCTGACACCGTCGATCCGGACCAGAGAAAGCAAACTGACGGACGTCTACGCCGACAAAAAAGACTGGTTTATGGCCTTCCAGCCCCTGCCGAATTTCCCATGGACGCTGGTCATCGCCGGAGAATGGGATGAAATCGGCGAGCCCATCACGCGGGTGGAAAGCGAAATCCGCGCTTTCACCCAGAGGGAGAACGAGTCGATCCGATACACCATCCGCCTGTATCTGCAGACGTTCGGCTTCAGCTGCGCCATCGTCATCACCCTGCTTTTGTTCTTCACGGGGCGGATTTCAAACTCCCTGTCCCTGGCGCTGGCGGATCAGACCCGTCAGGCTCAGACCGCATCCGAGGCCAAAAGCAAGTTCCTCGCCTCCATGAGCCACGAGATACGCACGCCCATGAACGCCATCATCGGGATGAGCACCCTGATGCGCACCGACAACCTGGACCCGACCCAATTCCGGTATTTTCAGGACATTCGGGCAATGGCCCACTCGCTGCTTCAGATCATCAACGACATTCTGGACTTTTCCAAGGTCGAAGCGGGGAAAATGCCCCTGCTTCCCGTCGATTTCGACATTCGGGCGCTCTACGAAAACATCTGCTCGCTGACGCGATTCACCATGGGAGAAAAGAACCTGAAGTTTACGGCTTCGCTGGACGACTCCATCCCG is a genomic window containing:
- a CDS encoding response regulator, which encodes MKLSARIFVTILSISFLTLIVTGGIFILATTKVHAVILDTLTGWERDASNASNQIFMYQIRQQILTLAKEKALNASKRLMKIQDNTYRLADAATFLYSNPAVSIRQPIDYMVPDNGDVPYLITAPWVSSADVMDEIHLLSGIANELTMFRLDNDAITGTRLTAESGFTVAFCTDDPASGPHRYWDQKYWDHINDRYYTGAKKKNGIFWSIPVAGAALDSTVFCSMPFYEISDEKKTFRGVAATECRTSYIARYVLLSAKIGRNDKTFILDDEGVVIFSSDPELLGKNRFRTGTMSFTELTPSIRTRESKLTDVYADKKDWFMAFQPLPNFPWTLVIAGEWDEIGEPITRVESEIRAFTQRENESIRYTIRLYLQTFGFSCAIVITLLLFFTGRISNSLSLALADQTRQAQTASEAKSKFLASMSHEIRTPMNAIIGMSTLMRTDNLDPTQFRYFQDIRAMAHSLLQIINDILDFSKVEAGKMPLLPVDFDIRALYENICSLTRFTMGEKNLKFTASLDDSIPPILYGDELRIRQVFTNILSNAIKYTQEGSVNFTLNKCERDGKTWLQGIVADTGTGIRQEDQKKLFTAFEQLDVKKNKTIVGTGLGLALTKNFLNLMGGEIQCVSEYGKGSTFTIYLPLIEGDEQKVKTPVSAEANVTAPEASVLVVDDSMPNLTVARGFLLQHQIQPDLAKSGLQALNMATRNAYDLILMDHMMPEMDGIETTKKIRLQGGASAKCPIVMCTANAIAGMKEYYMDQGMTDFISKPLDPLELNTILLSWLPEEKINQEKINQAKVINNDHRSGETEGETDHDYH